The genomic region GCACACAGAGATGAATTGACTTCCCCAGAGTCCTAAATTACAAAGTGATAGAAATAGATTTTGACCTAAGGTCTCCCTGAGaccaagcccagtactctgtccattaTGACCTCACCACCTTTATATGCATGAATCAGAACttcattcaaataaaataaaccccACTTAATTGGAAAGTTCAAGACAGATGGTTGCCATTTCTATTACTTCTTCCCTTAAAGCTGGTGTTCTCAACCTTTTCTGTATTGTGGGTCTCAATATCGTCTTTCCTTGAAGTCATAATACTTACTGCCTGTACCACCCATCTGGCATTGAATTATACATTATTTTGATAGTTCTTGCACCATTGTCACATTTGCATTCctatttgacatttaatttttatctatATTCTCTTCCcaaatagattataaattccttatgAGTTGGACCAAATACTATCCTTCTTTTCATTGCCCACAGTCTCCAGCAAAGATCAGAGCACATAATacaaactcaataaatatttgtagaataaaTTGTACGAGAGAATTTAGTAGCAAATTTAATCATTAAATGGAATTCAATGAGACAATAGAATGACacaagggaataaacatttgagGCAGGGAAAACTGAGATAAAAAAAGAACATGAGACTAAGTATGACCAAACTCCTGATACAGGAAACCAAGAAAAGATACTAGAAAATCTCTCAGGGGACAAATAAAATCCTTAGCTTCTTCAGAAGCACAGCTCATGTCCCCTTCTACAtagtctttttttcattttgagatatatttttatttttaagtaatattttatttttccccaactatgtataaaattaattttttacatttcttaGGTTTCCtcaaattttgagctccaaattctatccctccctcacttcccccccccgccccaagacagtaagtaatctgatataggttacacatgtgcaatcacgtaaaatATCTCCATattaacaaaggaaggaagggagacagaaagagagacagaacgaaagaaagaaagaaagaaagaaagaaagaaagaaagaaagaaagaaagaaagaaagaaagagagagagaaaagaaagagaaaggaagaaaggaagaatggaagaaaggaaggaaggaagaaaagaaagaaagaaagaaagtgaatttTAGAAGAGAAATATTGAAATGCAAGCACTAAATAGAACATTGAGAAGACCAAAAATTCAAAAACTCACAAGATATAATGGAAATTTTCCATAATACTATAATGACATCCCAGGACAAATGTATGTTTCACAAGTTTTAGAGAATGTATGAAAATACCAGGTAGTGAAAGAGCTAAATGGTAAACAGTTTAATACAAAATACAATGTCTAACATCCCTTAAACTGTTAGGTTCTTGTCAAAGCAATCTTCCTGAAGCTCATGTCTTACCATAtcacacgcagacacacacacattcatacacatacacacacacgcgcacacataccactcaataaactccctctatagctccctatcacctccagtatcaaatataaaatcctttatttgacattcaaattctttcatatcctccctcccccacctctacaatcttcttatatcttatatcCTTCTGCCCCTTCTCCCACCCACATACTACAATCTAACTTTGCTATTCCTTGCACTTGACACACCATCTCCCTTctcctggcattttcactggctatttccAATGGCTGGAATGTAACCCTAAATGtgttctctcctcatctctacctcctagatTCCTTGACTTTCTTCAAGACCCAGATAAAATGgaggaagccttctccaatccCCTTAATTCCAttgccttccttctattctctccaacttatagatacagatatataaataacTTGTTCATACATactttgaatgttgtctcccccattagaggaCCCTGAGCTCCTTAAGAGCCTTTTGAATACTAAAGCCAGacacagatgcttaataaatgttctctgtgctaagctctgagaatacaaaggcaTGACACAGTGTTGGCTCTTAAGGAGCTCAGGGTcctctaacagaggagacaacatgaaagcaaCTATGAACCCAATCAATAACAGGAAAGATCAGAAATGATAGTTTATCAgatataaaatagaaatcatGCAAACCAAAAGACAAATCTAAGAGTACCTTACAGAGGCCTTCAAAGTCAATAATAATAAGTTCATTGAAATAATAAGTTCACATATACATGATATACTTATCAGCAATATTTAGTTATCCAAAACAGATTTACAAACTTCCTTGTGGGAAACAAATGTGCATGAAGTTGTGCTTACTTGATTATTGGTGTTGCtctattttaattaaacaaatgGCTATTTTCTAGAATATTTAATTCTAGAACACCTAAGAAAGGAAAATTTGTTGGACAAGATAGTAAGGAATTTAGGaaataacaaaaacagcaacCCCCTCCTTATCATGGAAGATTTCAAACTGTCAACTATCATCTCATTCTTGAAACTTTCTTTGCATTGTTCTTTTGTGTCACAaatctttttgttcttcttttgccttcctgactccagcttcgCTATTTCCTTCATTATTCTTTTTCCTTGTAAGGTAATTCTTCTATTATTGAACTCCTCTGTCAACACTGTCCACACTGTCAAATAATGATCTTTCATAAATCCATTATTTCaagtaaaatatttatgtaagcaatttattaataattctctctctccccctttccttctccctctgctctctctctctctctctctctctctctctctctctctctctctctctttctctctctctttctctccctgcccgTATCCAAAACAATATCCCCAACTGACTACTGTCATTTCAATGTCACTGCAGGAACTCAAACTcaatgttttggtgttcttttccAGTCCTTTAAGAGATTTTCTTGAAATTTGCAAGTTGACTGCACACTTTGTTCATTGCCACTTTCATCTCTTTGTTTCTGAGTGTATAAATGACTGGATTGAGAAAAGGAGTAAGAACTGCATCAAAAATGGCAAGAAACTTATCTATATGTGAGGTGGAGAATGGCCAGGTATAGAAAAAGATCAAagggccaaaaaacaaaaccaccacaGTGATGTGAGCTGACAGAGTGGAGAGAGCCTTGAAAGAACTACCTGAAGAATGTTTCTGAACAGTGACCAAGATAAAGATGTAGGACATGACCAAGATGAAGAAAGAGCCCAAGGAAATGAAACCACTATTGGCAGTGACCATGAATTCTAGTCTATATGTGTCTGTGCAAGCAAGTTTGATGAACTGAGGGAGGTCACAGTAAAAACTATCCAATTCATTAGGGCCACAAAAGGGTAGGTTTACAACAAAAGCCAGTTGAACCACTGAGTGGATGAGGCCAATGGTCCAGGCAGCCACCAGGAACATAATGCACATTCTTGGACTCATAACAGTCAGATAATGGAGAGGTTTACATATGGCAATGTATCTGTCAAAAGCCATGGCAATAAGCAGCACCATCTCAACACCACCAATCAGGTGAATAAAGAACATCTGGGTGAtgcagccagagaaggaaatgactttgTGCTTTTTGAAAAGGTCACATATCATCTTAGGAGAAGTGACAGAGGAAACCCCAAGATCAATAAAGGAGAGGTTGGCCAGCAGGAAGTACATGGGTGAGTGTAAACAAGGGTCAGAAGTCACTGTAAGCACAATTAGCAGGTTTCCCAGCATGCTTGCCACATAGaacacagaagagaatagaaagatGAAAAGCTGCATATACCAAGAATTGGTAAGTCCAAGGAACACAAACTCAGTCACCATAGTGTGATTCTTTCTGTCCATTGTCTTAGTCAGTGACACCACCTTGATAGTCacctttaaaaagagaatgaaggaagaatcaaaattatttggaataatattaATGTtccagaattcaattcaacaaacattattaggcacctattataTTTTGGATACAGTGCTGGctaccttgccctcaaggaccttgcattctataggaaaaaaacaacatgcTCAGagagaagtaaatgcaaaatatgcaaaggtatttggaggggccaGAAGTAACAGCACTGAAAACTGTTACTTTACTTTCTTACCACCTCCCCAACTATTAGTAGCTTCCTTTCCTATAATTAAAGTTCACCACTAATGTTCTTATTGCCAAATCCAAAGACCTTTTCTAAGAGTTCATCCTGCTTGGTTGCTCTGAAATTTTTTAAACTATTGACCAGGAGACTAGATGGAATCTTTTAGTAGAAGGAAGTAGCACATCAGAGCTCCTCCTAACCACTCCTCCAACAAAGATTTTGAAAACACATCAGAGTACtaatcaggattttttttctttttaatcacagtgtgtcatttttctagcccaggttAGCATGAAAATACGTCTGCTGGCACTACAGATATTAAAGAGACTAAAGACTGCCTGCCTGAAGCTCTGCACTAAAACCAGAAGGGTTTCCACATCTGGCATGAAGGGAccttaccttctgcaggaagaaTAATCATCTGGTAGCTGGCAGTTCTATACCTTACTACCCAGTGATGGATCACAGCAGCTTGAGAAGGTAATCTGCATCTAGGGATTAGGGGAGGTCAGAGCAGCAAGAGTTTGTGGACACAGGTCTATTGATGGAGCAAGATATAAATATAGCCCCAACTCAATCTGAAGACTGCAGTGGAATAATGGTGGATGTAAGTGCAGACCAAAAGGACCACCCTGAACCTATAGAGCTTTCTAGCTAGCTGTCAAtgactgagtccagcagcagtctactgaCATCCCAACCATGAACAAGCCCAAACATTACCTCCAGAAATGAGGCAGAGTCCAGACCTAACATCAAGTccctggaaaaatgagcaaacaaaaaaaatctaccatAATGAACAATATGTtatgatgacaacaacaagatataaacacaaaagagaacaTCTCTAAAATGTCTACCATCattgcctcaaagaaaaacacaacttggACACAAACTCAAATTAAATTCCTGatgaaatgaagcaagagtttaaaaaagagttttaaatgtttttataaatagaattggaggatcaaataaatataaatagtttGGGGGgatcaaaaagaaatgaaagctatggaagaaagaagtgGAAAGAGAATGGCACAAGAAGTATAAAATCTTGCCCAAACAACAAACTCTATGAAAATTAGAATAAATCAAATGGAATCCAATGATcccatgaggcaacaagaaatattaaaatgagatcaaaagactgaaaaaaataagaaaatataaagtatgtaATAGCAAAaagcaactgatctggaaaaaaaagattaaggaggaaaaaaattaagaatcattgaactatcTGAATGCTATGACTAAAATAGGAAcctaaatatcatatttcaagaaatcttaaaagaaaattgcaCAAATCCCTTaaaccagaggacaaagtggaaatagaagaAATCTACTAATTGCCTTCTGAAATTAACTTCAAtgtgaaaactctcaggaatataatagccaaaatccagagcttctatgtcaaaggaaaaatactgcaaataaccagaaaagaaagaattcaagtaccaaattAGGATCACACACAATTTGGCAGCCACTGAATAAAGAAGCAGaaagcttagaatatgatattccagaaggcaaaggaattgATTTACCACCAAGAATAGTTTGCCAGTCAATCTGAATATAATCCTAAAgggggaaatttttatttttaatgaaataaatgacttctaaacatttttgatgaaaagaccagaggtttatagaaactttgaaatatataCACAGGAGCCAAATAAAGGAAAACATGAGAAAGTAAGcataaggaattttaaaaaggataaacTGTTCACATTTTAGTATAGGGAGATGATATAGGTATTACCTTAGAACCTTATCATCATCAGGGGTCCCTAATAAGATAGAAAGCTTGAGAATAGGGATTTTTTgtattttgatgatcttaaaagaagaaaggaaaaggaagaggaagaaatacactagggatgggggaaggcagaggaagggTAGGAGAAATTATCACATATAATTTGGTTGTTCAAGTAGACTATACAAATAATAAGGAAGGGGTGGAGGAAGCTAGCACCACTGGAACCTGTTTCATCTGAACTAGTTGAAAGAGAATATaatacaagcacacacacacacagagttgagtGCAGAAAAATGTTCCATTTAACAGAGATTAAAaattgaaag from Trichosurus vulpecula isolate mTriVul1 chromosome 8, mTriVul1.pri, whole genome shotgun sequence harbors:
- the LOC118828738 gene encoding olfactory receptor 4F6-like isoform X1 — its product is MFGLNHTMVTEFVFLGLTNSWYMQLFIFLFSSVFYVASMLGNLLIVLTVTSDPCLHSPMYFLLANLSFIDLGVSSVTSPKMICDLFKKHKVISFSGCITQMFFIHLIGGVEMVLLIAMAFDRYIAICKPLHYLTVMSPRMCIMFLVAAWTIGLIHSVVQLAFVVNLPFCGPNELDSFYCDLPQFIKLACTDTYRLEFMVTANSGFISLGSFFILVMSYIFILVTVQKHSSGSSFKALSTLSAHITVVVLFFGPLIFFYTWPFSTSHIDKFLAIFDAVLTPFLNPVIYTLRNKEMKVAMNKVCSQLANFKKIS
- the LOC118828738 gene encoding olfactory receptor 4F6-like isoform X2, which codes for MDRKNHTMVTEFVFLGLTNSWYMQLFIFLFSSVFYVASMLGNLLIVLTVTSDPCLHSPMYFLLANLSFIDLGVSSVTSPKMICDLFKKHKVISFSGCITQMFFIHLIGGVEMVLLIAMAFDRYIAICKPLHYLTVMSPRMCIMFLVAAWTIGLIHSVVQLAFVVNLPFCGPNELDSFYCDLPQFIKLACTDTYRLEFMVTANSGFISLGSFFILVMSYIFILVTVQKHSSGSSFKALSTLSAHITVVVLFFGPLIFFYTWPFSTSHIDKFLAIFDAVLTPFLNPVIYTLRNKEMKVAMNKVCSQLANFKKIS